The window CGGGGGGCGGCGCAAGCCGACATATCGGAAGAATATCGTCATGCGCCGCCCCCCGCTGCCCGGCCAGGGAGACAACTCGTCTCACGGCGGCGAACCAGGGCATGGGGAACCGGGTAGAGTGCGAAGCGGAACGGGTGTCCAGGGGGCCGAAGGCCCTTTGGCCGCCGGAGGCTTCTTAAGCCGGTTCTACTTGAGCCCCAGTTGCGCCCGCACCTCGGTCTTGGCCTGGGCGAAGTCGCTCTGGAACTGCGGGCTGGCGTACAGCGCGGGCAGCAGGAGCGCGGCCTCCATCTGCCCGGCGGTGACATCGGTGGGCCAGTGCGCCCCCAGGATCAGGCGGTTCAGGCCGAACTGCACGCCGTAGGTCAGCAGCTGGTCCTTCTTCTCGGGCACCATGTCGGCCAGGATGACGCCGTCCACAAAACCCAGCAGGGTGTGCGCGCTGGGGTAGGAGTCCGGGCTCACCGGTCCCTGGCTGTGGTAGAGCTTGTCCAGGTTTATGTTCGTGTTTTCGATGTTGATGATGACTTTGTTGAAGAAGGTGTTGGTCACGGGCAGCTTCTCCGCCGAGAAGTTCGGCCCCAACACCTGGGAGAAATCGAACACCGAGGGGTTGGCGTCCCACTGGGCCGCCGCCACCATCTGCGGGGTGGCCGTGCTGCTGACGATGTTCAAGAGCTGCACGTTGGCGGCCTGGTTGGCCGTGCCGGGCTGCGGGGGCGCGGGCAGGAGCGTCAGGGCCTCCAGCGTGGCCGCCTGGCTGGGGAAGTAGGGGTCCGGCCCGAGGACTTGGGCGCGACCGTGGCCGGGAGAGGAAAGAATCGGAAGGGCCAGGGCCGCCAAGACCATCAAGGACCGTAGCAACAGTGACTGCATGGTTCCCCCTCGTGTGAGCGTCGCGGGCCGTGCTCAGACCCGCAGCCTGACGGTAGCGGTTTGCATGTTTGGCGTCCATCGGAAAATCGCTACAATACCGAGTGGATGCATCCACCATACTGTAGTCCGTTGAGGCAATCCGCAGGCCGGAGGGGGGTGAAGGCGAAAGGGGCTCCGCCCTGCACCCGCCAGGGGGATGATCCCCCCGGACCCTGCGATTGGGCGGGGCAAGCCGGAATATGCGCCATGAACGCGAAGCGATATGGGAGTCGAGAGGGAGGAACTCCCTCTCGCGGGGTCCAGGGGCGGCGCCCCTGGCCGCCGGAGGGCTGCCGATTGTCTCGGCCACGGCTGGCCCCGTTACGGTTCACCGCGCCTGAAACGTGGCAACCATGCAAGGCGCGCTCTCAGCGAACCGGATCAGCGGATGTACTGCGGGATGGCCAGGATCAGGTCCCGCGTGAAGGCGAGCATGGTGTCCATGAGCCATGGAAAGGCGATGATGAGCGTGATGAACATGGCGACCAACTTGGGCACGAAGGTGAGCGTGGTCTCCTGGATCTGGGTGGCGGCCTGGAACACGGAGAGCACCACGCCCACGATGAGGCTCACTGCCAAAAGCGGCAGCGAGAGCATCAGGGTGGTCTCGATGGCCGAGCGGGCCAGGGTGATGACTGTTTCGGGCGTCACGGCGTGCTCCGGCGATAAAAATTGCTACAGGCGGCCTAGCTGAAGCTGTTGACCAGCGAGGCCGTCATCAGGGCCCAGCCATCCACCATGACGAAGAGCAGCAGCTTGAACGGCATGGAGACCATGGCCGGGGGCAGCATCATCATGCCCATGGCCAGGAGCACGCTCGATACCACCATGTCCAGCACCAGGAAGGGGATGTACACCAGGAAACCGATGGTGAAGCCGGTCTTGAGCTCGCTGATCATGTACCCGGCGGCCAGCATCATGGTGGGCACGTCCTGCTTGGTCTTGGGCTGCTCCATCTTGGTGATGGTGTAGAAGATGGAGAGGTCCTTCTCCCGGGTGTGCTTGAACAGGAACTCGCGCAGCGGGGCCTCGGCCTTCTTGAGGGCCTCGTTGAAGCCCATGCGCTCCTCCATGTAGGGGTTCAGGGCCTCGTCGTAGATCTGCTTGCCCGTGGGGTACATGATGACCACGGTCATGAAGATGGCCAGGCTGGCCAGTATCTGGTTGGGCGGCATCTGACCCGTGCCCATGGCCTGGCGCAGAAAGGAGAACACCACGATGATGCGCGTGAAGGAGGTGACGCACAAGACGATGGAGGGCGCCAGCGAGAGCACCGTGAGCAGGAAGAGGATCTCCAGCAGCAGGCTGACCTTTTCCGGCTGCGGCTGCCCCCCCGCCAGGTTGAGCGTGAGGGTCGGCTCAGCCGCCAGCGCCAGTGTCGCCAGGCCCAGCGTCGCCAGGACGCTGGCGAGCGTCGTCAAGAGCGGTCTTGAAATCCGTGCTTTCATCGGTGCAGTCCGTTTGCGAGAGCAGGTTGATGCTGTTGTCGGTGACGCCAAGGAGCAACAGCTTGCCCGCGAAGCGCACCACCATGAGCGACTTGCGGGGCCCCAGGCCCATGTGCCCCTCCAGGCGCAGGCCGTGGGGCCTGGCCATGGCGCCGAGGCCCAGGCGCGGCCCGAAGCGGCGCAGCATCCAGTACCCCAGCAGGATGATGCCCAGGATGAGCGCCAGGGCCAGGGCCATCTGCAGCACCGTGCCCCCCAGGCTGACCTGGTGGACCGTGGAGATCGTCTCGGCCGCGTCAGCCAAGCTGTTTCACCCGCTCGATGGGGCTGATGATGTCGGTGAGGCGCACGCCGAACTTCTCGTTGATGACCACCGCCTCGCCCCGCGCCACCAGCTTGCCGTTGACGTAGATCTCCAGCGGCTCGCCGGCCAGCTTGTTCAGCTCGATGACGGAGCCCTGGCCGAGCTGGAGAAGCTCGTTGATGAGCAGCTTGGTGCGCCCCAGCTCCGCCGAGACGTCCAGGGGGATGTCCAGGATGAAGTCCAGGTCGCGCCTCCCGGTTTCGGGCCGGGGGGCCTTGGACTCCTGGGTCATGTCCTTGAAGGTGGCCTCGCGGCTCTTGGAGGCCAGCTGGGCCTGGGCCCGCTCGTTCTTGACCGAGACCTCCTCGTCGCCCGCCAGGGCCGAGGCCCACTGCTCGGCCAGGGCCGCGTCGCCGCCGCCTCCGCCCGCCGCGCCCAGGGCCTGCTCAAAGGGGTCCAGCGCGCCGTTGGAACTGTCGGTCTCCTCCAGGGCTGCGGCCCATTCTGCGGCCAGCTGGTCTTGATCTACATCGTCGGCCATCGGAGCCTCCTCCGCTTAGAAATGCGTTTCCTCTTCCCGGAGAACCTGGAAGGCTTTGTTCGATTTCACCGTGCCGGGGATGCCCCAGAACTTCCTCACGCCCTGCACTTCGGCCTTGAGCAGGGCCTCCACGTCGGTGTTGAGCAGCAGGATGTCCCCCTCCTTGAGGGAGAGCAGCTGCCTGCCGGAAAGCTGCGTGGTGCCGAACTCCACCTTGAGCTCCACCGGGGTCTCCATCAGGCGCTCCTTGAAGCGGCTGATCCAGGCGTGGTCCACTTCCAGGCGCTCGGACTGGAAGGACGCGTACAGCTTGGAGCGGATGGGCTCGATGGTGGCGTAGGGCAGGCAGGCCACCATGGAGCCGATGGCGTTCTCCAGCTCCACCTCGAAAGTCACGACCACCACCACGTCCGAAGGCGGCACGATGGCCGCGAACTGGGGGTTGATCTCGGAGCGCACCAGCTCGATGTGCACCTCGTGCACGGGCCGCCAGGCGTCCTCCAGGTTGGCCAGGGCGATCTTGACCACCTTGGAGATGATGGCCTGCTCGATGGGCGTGAAGTCGCGGCCCTCCACCTTGGGCTGGGAGCCGGCCCCGCCGAAGAAGTTCTCCACCAGGGCGAACACCAGGCGCGAGTCCACCACGAGGATGGCGTTGCCGCGCAACGGGTCGAGCTTGAAGATGTTGATGGAGGTCGGCACCGGCAGGGAGCGCATGAAATCCCCGAACTTTGACATGTCGATGGAGATGGGGTTCACGTCCACGCGCTTGCGCATGGCGTTGGCCATGGCGTTGGTGGCCAGCCGGGAGAAGCGGTCGTTGATGATCTCCAGAACGGGCATGCGCCCGCGGATGATGCGGTCCTGGTTGGAGAGGTCGAAGGGCACTATGCCCGAGTCGTCCTCCAGGATGTCCGTCTCGGCCTCCAGCTCGCCGCCGGTGAGGCCGCGCAGGAGGGTATCGACCTCGTCCTGGCTGAGAATCTTGCTCATGGCCGTTCCCTATTGGATCACGCGGTCGGTGATGAACACCTGTTTCACTTTGCCCTGGCCCATGATCTGGTTCACCCGGGCCTGCAATTCGCTCCGGAAGGCGATCATGCCGTCCACGGAGGAGAGGTCCTCCGAGGTTTTGGACCACAGCAGCGTGAGCACGGCGTCCTTGATGCGGGCCTGGTACTTCTCCTCGAACTCTGCCTGGGCCTCTGAGTCCTTGAAGTCGAACTCCACGGAGAGGCGCACGTAACGCCTGCCGCCGGAGTCGGCCAGGTTGGTGACGACGTTCTGCAAGCCCACGGGGGGCTTCTTCTCGTCCTTCTTTCCGCCCTCTTTCTTTTCTTCCTTCTTCTCTTCTTTCTTTTCTTCTTTCTTTTCGGCCTTTTTCTCGTCCTTCTTCTCTTCCTTCTTTTCGCCCTCGGCTTGCCCCTCTTCCGTTGCGGGCTGGGCCTTGAAGTACTTCGGATAGACGTAGAAATACCCGGCGGCGCCCAAGCCGCCGAGGATCACCACCAGGATGATGATGAGCAGCAGCTTGCTTTTCTTCTTTTTGGGCTGCTCTTCGCCTTCTTCGATCTTGGCCATGTGCGGCTCCTTGAGAGTGTGCCAGTCAAGCTGCTGTCATCGGGCGCAGGGACGTTGCCCGAAAAGGTCCGTTCCCACGCGCACCAGGGTCGCGCCCTCTTCCACGGCCTGCTCCACATCGTGGGACATGCCCATGGAGAGCTCCGGCAGGGCCAGGCCCAGGTTCCGGGCCAGGGTGTCGCGCAGCTGGCGCGCCTGGGCG of the Fundidesulfovibrio soli genome contains:
- the fliP gene encoding flagellar type III secretion system pore protein FliP (The bacterial flagellar biogenesis protein FliP forms a type III secretion system (T3SS)-type pore required for flagellar assembly.), with amino-acid sequence MKARISRPLLTTLASVLATLGLATLALAAEPTLTLNLAGGQPQPEKVSLLLEILFLLTVLSLAPSIVLCVTSFTRIIVVFSFLRQAMGTGQMPPNQILASLAIFMTVVIMYPTGKQIYDEALNPYMEERMGFNEALKKAEAPLREFLFKHTREKDLSIFYTITKMEQPKTKQDVPTMMLAAGYMISELKTGFTIGFLVYIPFLVLDMVVSSVLLAMGMMMLPPAMVSMPFKLLLFVMVDGWALMTASLVNSFS
- a CDS encoding phosphatase PAP2 family protein; amino-acid sequence: MQSLLLRSLMVLAALALPILSSPGHGRAQVLGPDPYFPSQAATLEALTLLPAPPQPGTANQAANVQLLNIVSSTATPQMVAAAQWDANPSVFDFSQVLGPNFSAEKLPVTNTFFNKVIINIENTNINLDKLYHSQGPVSPDSYPSAHTLLGFVDGVILADMVPEKKDQLLTYGVQFGLNRLILGAHWPTDVTAGQMEAALLLPALYASPQFQSDFAQAKTEVRAQLGLK
- the fliN gene encoding flagellar motor switch protein FliN, with amino-acid sequence MADDVDQDQLAAEWAAALEETDSSNGALDPFEQALGAAGGGGGDAALAEQWASALAGDEEVSVKNERAQAQLASKSREATFKDMTQESKAPRPETGRRDLDFILDIPLDVSAELGRTKLLINELLQLGQGSVIELNKLAGEPLEIYVNGKLVARGEAVVINEKFGVRLTDIISPIERVKQLG
- the fliO gene encoding flagellar biosynthetic protein FliO gives rise to the protein MADAAETISTVHQVSLGGTVLQMALALALILGIILLGYWMLRRFGPRLGLGAMARPHGLRLEGHMGLGPRKSLMVVRFAGKLLLLGVTDNSINLLSQTDCTDESTDFKTALDDARQRPGDAGPGDTGAGG
- the fliQ gene encoding flagellar biosynthesis protein FliQ, which encodes MTPETVITLARSAIETTLMLSLPLLAVSLIVGVVLSVFQAATQIQETTLTFVPKLVAMFITLIIAFPWLMDTMLAFTRDLILAIPQYIR
- a CDS encoding flagellar basal body-associated FliL family protein; translation: MAKIEEGEEQPKKKKSKLLLIIILVVILGGLGAAGYFYVYPKYFKAQPATEEGQAEGEKKEEKKDEKKAEKKEEKKEEKKEEKKEGGKKDEKKPPVGLQNVVTNLADSGGRRYVRLSVEFDFKDSEAQAEFEEKYQARIKDAVLTLLWSKTSEDLSSVDGMIAFRSELQARVNQIMGQGKVKQVFITDRVIQ
- the fliM gene encoding flagellar motor switch protein FliM, with translation MSKILSQDEVDTLLRGLTGGELEAETDILEDDSGIVPFDLSNQDRIIRGRMPVLEIINDRFSRLATNAMANAMRKRVDVNPISIDMSKFGDFMRSLPVPTSINIFKLDPLRGNAILVVDSRLVFALVENFFGGAGSQPKVEGRDFTPIEQAIISKVVKIALANLEDAWRPVHEVHIELVRSEINPQFAAIVPPSDVVVVVTFEVELENAIGSMVACLPYATIEPIRSKLYASFQSERLEVDHAWISRFKERLMETPVELKVEFGTTQLSGRQLLSLKEGDILLLNTDVEALLKAEVQGVRKFWGIPGTVKSNKAFQVLREEETHF